GGGGACGGGAGTTGAGCACTGCTTCAATTTGCGTAAGAACGGTATAAAACTCTTCGAAATTCAGACAAGCATTAGCCAACACTTTACGCAAATGAGTTTTTGTACTTTTCACCCCTGCCTCCCATAGTCCTCCAAAGTTCGGAGAACGAGGAGGGATGAATTTCCACACTATTTCTCGGGCGGAACAGAATCATCAATTTTCCCCTTCGACTGATCATCTTGGAACATTACGAACAGTTCATGGAGATCCGATTTTGCACCTGCAAAGTTTGTTCCGTGATCGGCTGACAAATCGCTGTAAAGCTGCAATGATGGCTGCGGATGACAGGTCGGAAACCAATTCCAAATGAATAGCCTTAACGGCAAGACACACGAATATACAGATGTATGCCTTTACTCGAACGGTCTTACGCAGACCAACCTTTATATACACCGGTCCCGCGAAGTCTACACCGGTTCTAGAGAATGGAATGGACGGAACAACACGAGCCTCGGGCAATCGACCCATCATGGGTTGAAGACAGCGAGGGCGATTTCGAAAACATGTAATACGTTTATCAACCAAAATCGTTGTCGCAACAACGACATTAATCCGGACGGTCCAAGATGTAGATTTTCTGCATATCGCGGATGAGGAGCTCACAAACTGGGCTCTTATTAGGTAGTAATAATTGGTGGCGAGAATCGTAGGGCAAGCGAGCATTATCGAGTCTACCTCCTACTCTCAACAGGCCATCCACCACTACTGGATCTAACGCAGCGAAGCGACGACTAGGTTTTCCCGCGGAGATCAAACTGATTTCATCGGCCATTTCAAGGCGCTGGACCAATCCAATTATAGTTACAATCGACTTACGTAATTCGGAGACTGTCAAGCCTTTGTTTGATACACGATCATTACGATTCGATC
The nucleotide sequence above comes from Armigeres subalbatus isolate Guangzhou_Male chromosome 3, GZ_Asu_2, whole genome shotgun sequence. Encoded proteins:
- the LOC134222234 gene encoding uncharacterized protein LOC134222234, whose product is MGRLPEARVVPSIPFSRTGVDFAGPVYIKVGLRKTVRVKAYICIFVCLAVKAIHLELVSDLSSAAIIAALQRFVSRSRNKLCRSAFASANRKQSKAKTTMSEATTTTDYWGWQLLPKASAKKAIASRIGNSQAIHETITIPKRSHAWDDVYMIRRL